GCTAATGAAGGAGACATTCTTGTTTTTAACTTTGTATCCATAGGCCTTGGCAGCATTGCAGGTTGAATTAATTTAATCTTCATATATTACCTCCTGAAATAAACTTTACTCAACATTTTACTAATCTACTTGTAGTATTCAACTTCCCATTTATGTATCATTTCTATATTCTAAAATATCACCTGGTTGGCATTCCAAAGCTTTGCATATTGCCTCTAAAGTTGAAAATCTAATAGCTTTTGCTCTTCCATTCTTTAGTATAGAGAGGTTTGCCATGGTTATTCCAACCTTCTGTGTAAGTTCTGTTACACTCATTTTCCTTTTAGCCAGCATCACATCAATATTGATTATAATTGCCATGTTATTCACCTCACACCGTTAAATCATTTTCTGATTTTATATCAATAGCATCTTGTAAAAGCCTTTGAAGAACAGCAGCAAAGACTCCAACTACAGAAGAAGCAAAAATAAAAATCACTGGGAATCCCATGAGACCTGGGGCGTCGTCTGCATCCGCTATAGGAAATACCAATGGCAGGAGTACTGCATATATAATACTTATTGTTATTGCACAGTATTTGATATACTTTAAAGCCTTTACAGATAATTCCGAGAAAGCTTTGTTCTTGTCAATATAGCTTAAAAGTTTTAAAGCTTGATATACAGCAAAGAAAAACGTTATGGCGGTTGCATACACACCTATTAAAATGGGATAGTGTAAATAATCTGCAGCTGAAGGCAACCAAAATATACATAGAGCAAGAACTGGAATTCCAATAAGAATTACAGATATCCTTAAGAAAATTGTTGAACATTGTTTCATAAAAAGCACCTCACTTATATATTGTTAATTTAATTTTAGCACGTATTTTATCGTTTAACAATATATTATTATTGAATTTAATTACTTATTTATTGTTATCACTTTGTAAATTTAAACAAAAACTCAATAGACTCAATAGTAAAAGAAGACGCAACTTTGTAAAACCAGATGCAATGTTTGTAATCAACAACTAAATATTTGTAAATGAAATGCAGTTTTTGCACTCGAAAAGCCAGTTTTGTAAATGAAATGCAGTTTTTTTAACCAAAATGCAGTTTGATTTTCCTACTTTTCTGCTGTATCATAATAGAAAACTGCAAGCCAAAGGGAGGTCGATTCCCTCTCGATTTTTTTGTAATCGGAGAATCCACCCCTGTTTAGCTTCTGTATGAATTGCTGGCGGCGCAGTTTTATCGTTTTATTTTTTGAGAAGAACTGGCTTTAACATGATGTCACTGGCTGCAACTGGTGCACATCTAAGTTTTGTTAAAACTTCTTCTCCGTGATAAAAGCTGAACGTTTCGTATGGGCTACGGTTGTTCAGCTTTTTTCTTTTGTATGAGTTGATATGGTTCATCATCAGACTGATATCTTCTTGCGTCAGGCTATTAAAACTAGTTCCTTTAGG
This genomic window from Clostridium pasteurianum DSM 525 = ATCC 6013 contains:
- a CDS encoding helix-turn-helix domain-containing protein: MAIIINIDVMLAKRKMSVTELTQKVGITMANLSILKNGRAKAIRFSTLEAICKALECQPGDILEYRNDT
- a CDS encoding DUF2975 domain-containing protein; amino-acid sequence: MKQCSTIFLRISVILIGIPVLALCIFWLPSAADYLHYPILIGVYATAITFFFAVYQALKLLSYIDKNKAFSELSVKALKYIKYCAITISIIYAVLLPLVFPIADADDAPGLMGFPVIFIFASSVVGVFAAVLQRLLQDAIDIKSENDLTV